One stretch of Vulpes lagopus strain Blue_001 chromosome 12, ASM1834538v1, whole genome shotgun sequence DNA includes these proteins:
- the TBKBP1 gene encoding TANK-binding kinase 1-binding protein 1 isoform X4 codes for MESMFEDDISILTQEALGPSEVWLDAPGDPSLGGDMCSASHFALITAYGDIKERLGGLERENATLRRRLKVYEIKYPLINDFGEEHGFSLYEIKDGSLLEMEKVSLQQRLNQFQHELQKNKEQEEQLGEMIQAYEKLCVEKSDLETELGEMRALVETHLRQICGLEQQLRQQQSLRDAAFPSPSPPPTPGPPCADLDLHYLALRGGSGLSHAGWPGPTASVSELERRRLEEALEAAQGEARGAQLREEQLQAECERLQGELKQLQESRAQDLASNQTERDMAWVKRVGDDQVNLALAYTELTEELGRLRELSSLQGRILRTLLQEQARSGGELGLSWG; via the exons ATGGAGTCCATGTTTGAAGATGACATCAGCATCCTGACCCAGGAGGCACTGGGGCCCAGTGAGGTGTGGCTGGATGCCCCAGGAGACCCCTCGCTGGGGGGGGACATGTGCTCCGCCTCCCACTTTGCCCTCATCACAGCCTATGGGGACATCAAGGAGCGACTGGGAGGCCTGGAAAGGGAGAATGCCACCCTCCGACGCCGTCTCAAAGTCTACGAGATCAAG TACCCGCTGATCAACGACTTTGGAGAGGAGCACGGCTTCTCCCTGTATGAAATCAAGGATGGCTCCCTGCTGGAGATGGAGAAGGTCAGCCTGCAGCAACGGCTCAACCAGTTCCAGCATGAG TTGCAGAAGAATAAGGAACAGGAGGAACAGCTTGGGGAGATGATCCAGGCTTATGAGAAACTTTGCGTGGAGAAGAGCGACCTGGAGACCGAGCTGGGGGAGATG AGGGCCCTGGTGGAGACCCACCTGCGGCAGATCTGTGGCCTTGAACAGCAGCTACGACAGCAGCAAAGTCTCCGGGACGCTgccttccccagccccagccccccgcccacccctgGCCCACCATGTGCTGATCTGGACCTGCACTACTTGGCACTGAGAGGAGGATCTGGCTTGAGTCACG CAGGCTGGCCAGGCCCCACAGCCAGTGTGAGTGAGCTGGAGCGACGGCGGCTGGAAGAGGCCCTGGAGGCTGCCCAGGGCGAGGCCCGGGGGGCTCAGCTTCGGGAGGAACAGCTCCAGGCTGAGTGCGAGCGGCTGCAGGGGGAGCTGAAGCAGTTGCAAGAGAGCCGGGCCCAG GATCTTGCCTCCAATCAGACAGAGCGGGACATGGCATGGGTGAAAAGAGTCGGGGATGATCA GGTGAATTTGGCGCTGGCTTACACGGAGCTGACTGAGGAGCTGGGCCGGCTTCGGGAGCTGAGTTCCTTGCAGGGGAGGATCTTGAGGACTCTGCTGCAGGAGCAGGCCCGGAGTGGCggtgagctggggctgagctggggctga
- the TBKBP1 gene encoding TANK-binding kinase 1-binding protein 1 isoform X2, which produces MGWELPSCLSGRATAFPATAFLGPARGGIRDNLQAALSTVAPALPGGPVGAEARALAMESMFEDDISILTQEALGPSEVWLDAPGDPSLGGDMCSASHFALITAYGDIKERLGGLERENATLRRRLKVYEIKYPLINDFGEEHGFSLYEIKDGSLLEMEKVSLQQRLNQFQHELQKNKEQEEQLGEMIQAYEKLCVEKSDLETELGEMRALVETHLRQICGLEQQLRQQQSLRDAAFPSPSPPPTPGPPCADLDLHYLALRGGSGLSHGWPGPTASVSELERRRLEEALEAAQGEARGAQLREEQLQAECERLQGELKQLQESRAQDLASNQTERDMAWVKRVGDDQVNLALAYTELTEELGRLRELSSLQGRILRTLLQEQARSGGELGLSWG; this is translated from the exons ATGGGATGGGAGCTCCCCAGCTGCCTCTCTGGGCGGGCCACAGCATTCCCGGCCACAGCGTTCCTCGGCCCAGCTCGTGGGGGTATCAGGGACAAtctccaggctgccctctccACCGTTGCTCCTGCTCTCCCAGGAGGCCCAGTGGGGGCCGAGGCGCGGGCCCTTGCCATGGAGTCCATGTTTGAAGATGACATCAGCATCCTGACCCAGGAGGCACTGGGGCCCAGTGAGGTGTGGCTGGATGCCCCAGGAGACCCCTCGCTGGGGGGGGACATGTGCTCCGCCTCCCACTTTGCCCTCATCACAGCCTATGGGGACATCAAGGAGCGACTGGGAGGCCTGGAAAGGGAGAATGCCACCCTCCGACGCCGTCTCAAAGTCTACGAGATCAAG TACCCGCTGATCAACGACTTTGGAGAGGAGCACGGCTTCTCCCTGTATGAAATCAAGGATGGCTCCCTGCTGGAGATGGAGAAGGTCAGCCTGCAGCAACGGCTCAACCAGTTCCAGCATGAG TTGCAGAAGAATAAGGAACAGGAGGAACAGCTTGGGGAGATGATCCAGGCTTATGAGAAACTTTGCGTGGAGAAGAGCGACCTGGAGACCGAGCTGGGGGAGATG AGGGCCCTGGTGGAGACCCACCTGCGGCAGATCTGTGGCCTTGAACAGCAGCTACGACAGCAGCAAAGTCTCCGGGACGCTgccttccccagccccagccccccgcccacccctgGCCCACCATGTGCTGATCTGGACCTGCACTACTTGGCACTGAGAGGAGGATCTGGCTTGAGTCACG GCTGGCCAGGCCCCACAGCCAGTGTGAGTGAGCTGGAGCGACGGCGGCTGGAAGAGGCCCTGGAGGCTGCCCAGGGCGAGGCCCGGGGGGCTCAGCTTCGGGAGGAACAGCTCCAGGCTGAGTGCGAGCGGCTGCAGGGGGAGCTGAAGCAGTTGCAAGAGAGCCGGGCCCAG GATCTTGCCTCCAATCAGACAGAGCGGGACATGGCATGGGTGAAAAGAGTCGGGGATGATCA GGTGAATTTGGCGCTGGCTTACACGGAGCTGACTGAGGAGCTGGGCCGGCTTCGGGAGCTGAGTTCCTTGCAGGGGAGGATCTTGAGGACTCTGCTGCAGGAGCAGGCCCGGAGTGGCggtgagctggggctgagctggggctga
- the TBKBP1 gene encoding TANK-binding kinase 1-binding protein 1 isoform X1, which produces MGWELPSCLSGRATAFPATAFLGPARGGIRDNLQAALSTVAPALPGGPVGAEARALAMESMFEDDISILTQEALGPSEVWLDAPGDPSLGGDMCSASHFALITAYGDIKERLGGLERENATLRRRLKVYEIKYPLINDFGEEHGFSLYEIKDGSLLEMEKVSLQQRLNQFQHELQKNKEQEEQLGEMIQAYEKLCVEKSDLETELGEMRALVETHLRQICGLEQQLRQQQSLRDAAFPSPSPPPTPGPPCADLDLHYLALRGGSGLSHAGWPGPTASVSELERRRLEEALEAAQGEARGAQLREEQLQAECERLQGELKQLQESRAQDLASNQTERDMAWVKRVGDDQVNLALAYTELTEELGRLRELSSLQGRILRTLLQEQARSGGELGLSWG; this is translated from the exons ATGGGATGGGAGCTCCCCAGCTGCCTCTCTGGGCGGGCCACAGCATTCCCGGCCACAGCGTTCCTCGGCCCAGCTCGTGGGGGTATCAGGGACAAtctccaggctgccctctccACCGTTGCTCCTGCTCTCCCAGGAGGCCCAGTGGGGGCCGAGGCGCGGGCCCTTGCCATGGAGTCCATGTTTGAAGATGACATCAGCATCCTGACCCAGGAGGCACTGGGGCCCAGTGAGGTGTGGCTGGATGCCCCAGGAGACCCCTCGCTGGGGGGGGACATGTGCTCCGCCTCCCACTTTGCCCTCATCACAGCCTATGGGGACATCAAGGAGCGACTGGGAGGCCTGGAAAGGGAGAATGCCACCCTCCGACGCCGTCTCAAAGTCTACGAGATCAAG TACCCGCTGATCAACGACTTTGGAGAGGAGCACGGCTTCTCCCTGTATGAAATCAAGGATGGCTCCCTGCTGGAGATGGAGAAGGTCAGCCTGCAGCAACGGCTCAACCAGTTCCAGCATGAG TTGCAGAAGAATAAGGAACAGGAGGAACAGCTTGGGGAGATGATCCAGGCTTATGAGAAACTTTGCGTGGAGAAGAGCGACCTGGAGACCGAGCTGGGGGAGATG AGGGCCCTGGTGGAGACCCACCTGCGGCAGATCTGTGGCCTTGAACAGCAGCTACGACAGCAGCAAAGTCTCCGGGACGCTgccttccccagccccagccccccgcccacccctgGCCCACCATGTGCTGATCTGGACCTGCACTACTTGGCACTGAGAGGAGGATCTGGCTTGAGTCACG CAGGCTGGCCAGGCCCCACAGCCAGTGTGAGTGAGCTGGAGCGACGGCGGCTGGAAGAGGCCCTGGAGGCTGCCCAGGGCGAGGCCCGGGGGGCTCAGCTTCGGGAGGAACAGCTCCAGGCTGAGTGCGAGCGGCTGCAGGGGGAGCTGAAGCAGTTGCAAGAGAGCCGGGCCCAG GATCTTGCCTCCAATCAGACAGAGCGGGACATGGCATGGGTGAAAAGAGTCGGGGATGATCA GGTGAATTTGGCGCTGGCTTACACGGAGCTGACTGAGGAGCTGGGCCGGCTTCGGGAGCTGAGTTCCTTGCAGGGGAGGATCTTGAGGACTCTGCTGCAGGAGCAGGCCCGGAGTGGCggtgagctggggctgagctggggctga
- the TBKBP1 gene encoding TANK-binding kinase 1-binding protein 1 isoform X3 gives MGWELPSCLSGRATAFPATAFLGPARGGIRDNLQAALSTVAPALPGGPVGAEARALAMESMFEDDISILTQEALGPSEVWLDAPGDPSLGGDMCSASHFALITAYGDIKERLGGLERENATLRRRLKVYEIKYPLINDFGEEHGFSLYEIKDGSLLEMEKVSLQQRLNQFQHEKNKEQEEQLGEMIQAYEKLCVEKSDLETELGEMRALVETHLRQICGLEQQLRQQQSLRDAAFPSPSPPPTPGPPCADLDLHYLALRGGSGLSHAGWPGPTASVSELERRRLEEALEAAQGEARGAQLREEQLQAECERLQGELKQLQESRAQDLASNQTERDMAWVKRVGDDQVNLALAYTELTEELGRLRELSSLQGRILRTLLQEQARSGGELGLSWG, from the exons ATGGGATGGGAGCTCCCCAGCTGCCTCTCTGGGCGGGCCACAGCATTCCCGGCCACAGCGTTCCTCGGCCCAGCTCGTGGGGGTATCAGGGACAAtctccaggctgccctctccACCGTTGCTCCTGCTCTCCCAGGAGGCCCAGTGGGGGCCGAGGCGCGGGCCCTTGCCATGGAGTCCATGTTTGAAGATGACATCAGCATCCTGACCCAGGAGGCACTGGGGCCCAGTGAGGTGTGGCTGGATGCCCCAGGAGACCCCTCGCTGGGGGGGGACATGTGCTCCGCCTCCCACTTTGCCCTCATCACAGCCTATGGGGACATCAAGGAGCGACTGGGAGGCCTGGAAAGGGAGAATGCCACCCTCCGACGCCGTCTCAAAGTCTACGAGATCAAG TACCCGCTGATCAACGACTTTGGAGAGGAGCACGGCTTCTCCCTGTATGAAATCAAGGATGGCTCCCTGCTGGAGATGGAGAAGGTCAGCCTGCAGCAACGGCTCAACCAGTTCCAGCATGAG AAGAATAAGGAACAGGAGGAACAGCTTGGGGAGATGATCCAGGCTTATGAGAAACTTTGCGTGGAGAAGAGCGACCTGGAGACCGAGCTGGGGGAGATG AGGGCCCTGGTGGAGACCCACCTGCGGCAGATCTGTGGCCTTGAACAGCAGCTACGACAGCAGCAAAGTCTCCGGGACGCTgccttccccagccccagccccccgcccacccctgGCCCACCATGTGCTGATCTGGACCTGCACTACTTGGCACTGAGAGGAGGATCTGGCTTGAGTCACG CAGGCTGGCCAGGCCCCACAGCCAGTGTGAGTGAGCTGGAGCGACGGCGGCTGGAAGAGGCCCTGGAGGCTGCCCAGGGCGAGGCCCGGGGGGCTCAGCTTCGGGAGGAACAGCTCCAGGCTGAGTGCGAGCGGCTGCAGGGGGAGCTGAAGCAGTTGCAAGAGAGCCGGGCCCAG GATCTTGCCTCCAATCAGACAGAGCGGGACATGGCATGGGTGAAAAGAGTCGGGGATGATCA GGTGAATTTGGCGCTGGCTTACACGGAGCTGACTGAGGAGCTGGGCCGGCTTCGGGAGCTGAGTTCCTTGCAGGGGAGGATCTTGAGGACTCTGCTGCAGGAGCAGGCCCGGAGTGGCggtgagctggggctgagctggggctga